A region from the Sandaracinus amylolyticus genome encodes:
- a CDS encoding alpha/beta fold hydrolase has translation MNTERIAKNVGPARIDIAWQSHGDPAHPTVLLVMGLANQLVHWPIGFLEALVARGLHVVRFDNRDAGRSTHMVDAPPPDLPAALKGDLSSASYTLSDMAADAIGLLDALGIDAAHVVGASMGGAIAQTIAIEHPSRVRSLASMMFTTGDPSVGQVHPETAKALFGAGLPQTRDAYVAAAVRRYEIVGSPAFPVDPAAIAEMAALAFERDHDELSIARQAVATVASGDRTERLRALRVPTLVVHGLADTLCDPSGGRATAAAIPGAELVMIEGMGHNLPPGLWERIADHLVANIGRAS, from the coding sequence ATGAACACCGAGCGAATCGCGAAGAACGTCGGACCGGCGCGCATCGACATCGCCTGGCAGTCGCACGGCGATCCGGCGCACCCGACCGTGCTGCTGGTGATGGGGCTCGCCAACCAGCTCGTGCACTGGCCGATCGGGTTCCTCGAAGCGCTCGTCGCGCGCGGGCTCCACGTGGTGCGCTTCGACAACCGCGACGCCGGTCGCTCCACGCACATGGTCGACGCGCCGCCGCCCGATCTGCCGGCCGCGCTGAAGGGCGATCTCTCGTCCGCGTCGTACACGCTCTCCGACATGGCGGCGGACGCCATCGGGCTTCTCGATGCGCTCGGCATCGACGCCGCGCACGTCGTCGGCGCGTCGATGGGCGGCGCGATCGCGCAGACGATCGCGATCGAGCATCCGTCGCGCGTGCGCTCGCTCGCGTCGATGATGTTCACGACCGGCGATCCGTCGGTCGGACAGGTGCATCCCGAGACCGCGAAGGCGCTCTTCGGCGCGGGCCTTCCGCAGACGCGCGACGCGTACGTCGCCGCCGCGGTGCGGCGCTACGAGATCGTCGGATCGCCTGCATTTCCCGTCGATCCTGCGGCGATCGCGGAGATGGCCGCGCTCGCGTTCGAGCGTGATCACGACGAGCTCTCGATCGCACGCCAGGCGGTCGCGACGGTCGCGTCGGGTGATCGCACCGAGCGGCTGCGCGCGCTGCGCGTGCCGACGCTCGTCGTGCACGGGCTCGCGGACACGCTGTGCGATCCGAGCGGCGGTCGCGCGACCGCCGCGGCGATCCCGGGCGCCGAGCTCGTGATGATCGAGGGCATGGGCCACAACCTGCCGCCCGGCCTCTGGGAGCGCATCGCCGATCATCTCGTCGCGAACATCGGGCGCGCGAGCTGA
- a CDS encoding MerR family transcriptional regulator, which yields MTKRATSGRRWRIGELADATGLTVRALRHYEHVGLLRPRSRTAGRQRLYDEDDVRRIYRICALRDIGLPLTTIARMLDRDRAALGDVLRAHRARVDAEIARLESLRAMLDLVGAKDAIDPDVMLATIEATSRVLRRSDARRREGSAPKDVEARWRALGRELRACMNAGEPPSAPAPRAIAREARARIVDFAGGDPATLEALAHLRRFAPPKDLAGWDPPLMRYLDEALTALGETEERA from the coding sequence ATGACGAAGCGCGCGACGAGCGGACGCCGCTGGCGCATCGGCGAGCTCGCGGATGCGACGGGCCTCACCGTGCGCGCCCTCCGCCACTACGAGCACGTGGGGCTGCTCCGGCCGCGATCACGCACCGCCGGACGCCAGCGCCTCTACGACGAGGACGACGTCCGCCGCATCTATCGCATCTGCGCGCTGCGCGACATCGGGCTCCCGCTCACGACGATCGCTCGCATGCTCGACCGCGATCGCGCCGCGCTCGGCGACGTGCTGCGCGCCCACCGCGCCCGCGTCGACGCGGAGATCGCGCGGCTCGAGAGCCTGCGCGCGATGCTCGATCTCGTCGGCGCGAAGGACGCGATCGACCCCGACGTGATGCTCGCGACGATCGAGGCGACCTCGCGCGTGCTCCGCCGGAGCGACGCGCGCCGCAGAGAGGGCAGCGCGCCGAAGGACGTCGAGGCGCGATGGCGCGCGCTCGGTCGAGAGCTCCGCGCGTGCATGAACGCGGGCGAGCCGCCCTCCGCGCCGGCGCCGCGCGCCATCGCGCGCGAGGCCCGCGCGCGCATCGTCGACTTCGCGGGAGGCGACCCCGCGACCCTCGAAGCGCTCGCGCACTTGCGGCGGTTCGCGCCGCCGAAGGACCTCGCAGGGTGGGATCCCCCGCTCATGCGTTACCTCGACGAGGCGCTCACCGCGCTCGGCGAGACGGAGGAGAGAGCATGA